AATTCAACGATGTCTTGACAAGCAATGAGGCGGAGACTCTTTAGGGCCGGTGCCCTGCAAAGGTAGTATTTGTTCATTAGCAACCACTAAGCAATAAATACACCTTTGCTGTGCAAACAACCCTGTATAAAAAGCACCCATTCTTGTTGTGATAAAGTTACAGTTATTTGCTATGAAACAACAGTTGGAGATAACTAGTGAAGTACAAGATGAAACAATAATAACAGAGCCTTCACAAAGAGAGGCAAAAGTATGATGTGCAAAACAATAACTAGCTACCATCCTTGTCCGGATACAAAAGAGCATTAAAAAATAAGTTTAAACAGGGGGTTAAGTCATTTCACAGGATAACCACATACAATGACAAGTCATAATTTGGAATACTTTACTGGTACCAGACTCTTTTATATTTGGCATTTGGCATGAGAAATAATACATGGACACACTGGGCTGGAAATGCAGTTACAAGTTAAGATAGCAGCACCACTGCACCAGTTCATTGAGTTTGTTCCACTTGTTTCACATGGTCATCACTGGAAACATTAGAACCCAATTGCAGTTCGTTTCAAATTAAAGAGACTGTTCCATTGTATCAAAAAATTGATAGCAGGTAAACCTATAAATTTGTTAGACAAAAGACCACCTTCAGGAAACCTCAGACCATTCCGCATATAAGATGACAACAACATAAGTTTCTTCATTAATTGTAAGGATAAGTGGATAACACATATTTTTTGCAAGTACAGTTGATCTGAGGTTCAGTTAAATGTTAGGCTGGAGAACATCCAACAATGGAGTATATAAAACAACAAACATGAATATATTCAGAATCACCCATTAGATACATTTCATTTCATTCACTATCAGGAACGTATCACTAAAATATCAATGCAATGATGTAAGAATACAGTATGATATGGATCACAGTCCAATGCTTCATGCTTTGTGGAAGATGACACTTTATATCATCCATAAAAGTAAACTAAAACAAATCAAGCCTCTTATCCATTACTATATCAAATAATTATAGTCAGTATTTTAGACTAAAACTCTGACAGAAGACATTCCATGCTACAACACAGAAATGGGATGCTAAAACTCTCTACACGAAGAGCATTGCATATCGTCTATAGCGTCAACATATATTTTGTTGTCAAAACCGAGTAATGAATCTGTAGCTTTACCAAAATGTACCGTTCTGTGCTTGCAGCTTAACATTTTGATTACTCCATCCGCATAGCAAAAGGCACAACTGATATATTCAAACATCACCAACCGAGTAATAATCTGTAGTTTTACCTAAATGTACCGTTCTGTGGTTACAACTTACAGCTTAATATTTAGATTACTCCAACCGCATACCAAAAGCTACAACTGATATATTCAAACATCACTTGGTGGACCAAATCAAACACAGGGGCATACCGCAAGTGAGTAACCGAACCAATTAGCACGAAACTAGATTAGCAAGAGAGAATTTGGAGCGGGGGTCGAAATCTCACTCATCGCCGAGAAGATGGAGCACATCATCATCGGCCGCGTACTCGGCCCAGAATGCCTCGCACTGGCCCTTGGCGCGGCGGATGGCGGCCTGCGCCATCCCGTAGAGGTTGACCCGGCGGTCGAGGTCCGGGTGTCCGAGCATGTCGATGCGGCGCCACAGTGAGGGCTCGTCGCGCGCGGCGTGGCGCCAGGAGCGACACACCTTCCCGGCGCCCAAGAGGATCTCGATGTGGTCGAGCTTGCGGAGGATGGCCGATATCGCGTCCAGCGGCAGCGCCGCCCAGTCCCTCGTCTCCTCCTGGGCCTCGTCCTTCTTCCGGCCGCGGCCGCgattgcggcggcggcggcgaccagaggaggaggaggaggaggacgagggtggcggcggcggcggcatcggGGCACGAGCCTCGGGTTCGAATGGGCTAGGGTTTGGTGGAGACGGGCGCGGCGCGATGTCGGGCTTGTGTGCGAAGACGGCGAGCGGAGGAGGCCGCGGCGACGGTACGGGGCCCCTCGCCTGCTCGACCGCTGCCGCATCCGGGGCGAGGTGGAGACTGCGTGCGAAGGCGGCGGGCGGAGGAAACCGCGGCACCCATGTCGGGCCCCTCGAGGGGGTGCCCCGCGCGGGCTCTTCTGCCTCCGGATGCGGTGCGGGCGTTGCAGGTTTgttgcggcggcgacggcgagaggTGGAAGGCATCGCGTCGCGTTGGGA
This window of the Sorghum bicolor cultivar BTx623 chromosome 7, Sorghum_bicolor_NCBIv3, whole genome shotgun sequence genome carries:
- the LOC8085020 gene encoding F-box protein SKIP19; the encoded protein is MPSTSRRRRRNKPATPAPHPEAEEPARGTPSRGPTWVPRFPPPAAFARSLHLAPDAAAVEQARGPVPSPRPPPLAVFAHKPDIAPRPSPPNPSPFEPEARAPMPPPPPPSSSSSSSSGRRRRRNRGRGRKKDEAQEETRDWAALPLDAISAILRKLDHIEILLGAGKVCRSWRHAARDEPSLWRRIDMLGHPDLDRRVNLYGMAQAAIRRAKGQCEAFWAEYAADDDVLHLLGDEAPALKSLRLIACQDIVEFEEEIRKFPLLEELEISLFTNIDGKRVFEEVGKACPELKHFRFNKYRFHNFGDIEYSEDDDSEIKYNKDDNALGIASMHGLRSLQLFGNDFTNEGLTAILDNCPHLEFLDIRHCFNIQMDDALRAKCAAIKTLKPPYDSTDDYNLQFEGPIWSPSGLGIDFDTDSDGCDYILDSDDYDDYCDPMRYLDGVYESELGPEDRMFLKGMRMLMRDDDDDDY